Proteins from a genomic interval of Candidatus Binatia bacterium:
- a CDS encoding acyltransferase, which translates to MSGNATIEALPGVQVYPGVEIGEGAVLEAPLVLGKPPRGREPGELKLVIGPGAVIRPFTTIYAGTVLGAGVQTGQCVSIREDNEIGEGASIGTGAILEFGNRVGARSRIHSGCFLELTVIEEDVFVGPRVVFTDDPHPMGCPRYQECLGGVKVRALARIGANCTLLPGVVVGRNSLVGAGSVVTRNVPDDMVVAGNPARVIRPVADLKCVAGFYARPYEWAPYQSK; encoded by the coding sequence ATGAGCGGCAACGCGACGATCGAAGCCCTTCCCGGAGTCCAGGTCTATCCCGGCGTCGAGATCGGGGAAGGCGCGGTATTGGAGGCGCCCCTCGTTCTCGGCAAGCCTCCGCGCGGTCGCGAGCCCGGCGAATTGAAGTTGGTGATCGGCCCCGGTGCGGTGATCCGCCCCTTCACGACCATCTATGCCGGCACGGTCTTGGGCGCCGGCGTTCAGACCGGTCAGTGCGTCTCGATCCGCGAGGACAACGAGATCGGTGAGGGAGCGTCCATCGGCACCGGGGCCATCCTGGAGTTCGGCAATCGTGTGGGAGCCCGCTCGCGCATCCACTCCGGATGCTTCCTCGAGCTGACCGTGATCGAAGAGGACGTCTTCGTCGGCCCGCGCGTCGTCTTCACCGACGACCCCCACCCCATGGGCTGCCCGCGGTACCAGGAATGTCTCGGCGGCGTGAAGGTGCGCGCGCTCGCGCGGATCGGCGCCAACTGCACGCTCCTCCCCGGCGTCGTCGTCGGGCGCAATTCGTTAGTCGGCGCCGGCAGCGTCGTCACCCGGAACGTGCCCGACGACATGGTCGTCGCGGGCAACCCCGCCCGGGTGATCCGACCTGTCGCGGACTTGAAGTGCGTCGCAGGCTTCTACGCCCGCCCGTACGAGTGGGCGCCGTACCAAAGCAAGTAG
- a CDS encoding Gfo/Idh/MocA family oxidoreductase — protein sequence MHVGVIGCGYWGPNLVRNLLSNRKCDGVTVCDASEANLERARERFPQLRCVGSAEELLADRLVESVMIATPVSTHYPLARACIESGRHTFVEKPLTASVAEAEELIDLADRYGVTLMVGHTFEFSPPVVKIKQIIESGTLGDIFYVSAIRVNLGIHQKDVSVVWDLAPHDLSMLFYWLDEAPSAVAMMGGAYVRPGISDVAFVNLQFASGTIANLQVSWLSPSKLRQTTIVGSQKMLIYDDTNAMERVKVFDRGVEFLEPTTFNEYTLTYRTGDIVSPAIPTTEPLQLEIDHFLECAATGERPRTDGLSGLRVVRVLEAIERSGKNGNRLEKILPDGAVWPVDPLEMARARRMVGARHGNGSGNGHA from the coding sequence ATGCACGTCGGGGTGATCGGCTGCGGGTACTGGGGACCCAATCTCGTTCGGAATCTGCTGTCCAATCGAAAGTGCGACGGCGTCACCGTGTGCGACGCGAGCGAGGCGAATCTGGAGCGCGCCCGCGAGCGGTTCCCGCAGCTGCGGTGCGTGGGGAGCGCCGAGGAGCTCTTGGCCGACCGGCTGGTCGAGTCGGTGATGATCGCGACTCCCGTTTCGACCCACTATCCCCTGGCGCGCGCCTGCATCGAGTCGGGCCGCCACACGTTCGTGGAAAAGCCGCTGACGGCGTCGGTCGCCGAGGCCGAGGAGCTGATCGACCTGGCCGACCGCTACGGGGTGACCCTGATGGTGGGACACACCTTCGAGTTCTCCCCGCCGGTGGTGAAGATCAAGCAGATCATCGAATCGGGCACGCTCGGAGATATCTTCTACGTGTCGGCGATCCGGGTAAATCTCGGCATCCACCAGAAGGACGTGAGCGTGGTGTGGGACTTAGCACCCCACGATCTCTCGATGCTGTTCTACTGGCTGGACGAGGCGCCCTCGGCGGTGGCGATGATGGGCGGCGCCTACGTGCGCCCCGGGATCTCGGACGTCGCCTTCGTGAACCTCCAGTTCGCGAGCGGGACGATCGCGAACTTGCAGGTCTCCTGGCTCTCTCCCAGCAAGCTCCGGCAGACGACCATCGTGGGATCGCAGAAGATGCTGATCTACGACGACACGAACGCGATGGAGCGCGTCAAGGTGTTCGACCGCGGCGTCGAGTTCCTCGAGCCGACCACGTTCAACGAGTACACGCTGACCTATCGCACGGGGGACATCGTCTCGCCGGCCATCCCCACGACCGAGCCGCTGCAGCTGGAGATCGATCACTTCCTGGAGTGCGCGGCCACTGGCGAACGGCCCCGGACCGACGGGCTGAGCGGGCTCCGGGTCGTGCGCGTGCTGGAAGCGATCGAGCGGAGCGGGAAGAACGGGAACAGGCTCGAGAAGATTCTTCCGGACGGCGCCGTGTGGCCGGTCGATCCGCTGGAGATGGCGCGGGCCCGTCGGATGGTCGGCGCGCGGCATGGCAATGGGAGTGGCAACGGCCACGCGTAA